One window of Saccharopolyspora phatthalungensis genomic DNA carries:
- a CDS encoding formate--tetrahydrofolate ligase: MSIPSDLDISRATALLPLEDIAAQLGIGAHLLEPYGRSVAKISLDALEELSDRPTARYVVVSAITPTPLGEGKTTTTVGLGQALRHLGKRSAVAIRQPSMGPTFGIKGGAAGGGYSQVVPMEALNLHLTGDMHAVTAAHNLLAAMLDNHLNKGNSLGLDPHQITWRRVLDVNDRDLRNIVTGLGSRLDGTPRQTGFDITAASEVMAVLALSTSLQDMRQRLGRIVVGYTRDGEPVDAEQLRAAGAMTAIMREAIKPNLMQTTENTPVLVHAGPFGNIAHGNSSVVADRIASRCADYVVTEAGFGADMGAERFFNIKCRTSGLRPDAAVLVATVRALKAHSGRYKVVAGKPLPAAMLAENPDDVLAGAANLRKQIDNIRLHGVSPVVAINAFPTDYRSEHEAIRQVAEAEGARVAVSNHFLEGGKGALELAEAVVTAAEEPNGFQLLYPDSADLRTKIETIATKVYGAAGVSYLPAAARALNGYEANGFGNLPVCIAKTHLSLSSDPTLLGAPTGWTLPVREVRASVGAGFVYPICGEMRTMPGLGSHPAAESIDIDDHGQIIGLS, translated from the coding sequence ATGAGCATTCCCTCCGATTTGGACATCTCCCGCGCCACCGCGCTCCTGCCGCTGGAGGACATCGCAGCGCAGTTGGGCATCGGCGCGCATTTGCTGGAACCTTACGGGCGCAGCGTCGCGAAGATCTCGTTGGACGCGCTTGAGGAGCTGTCCGACCGGCCGACGGCCCGCTACGTCGTGGTCTCGGCCATCACGCCCACCCCGCTGGGCGAAGGCAAGACCACCACGACGGTCGGGCTCGGCCAGGCGCTGCGCCACCTCGGCAAGCGGTCGGCGGTGGCGATCCGGCAGCCGTCGATGGGCCCGACGTTCGGCATCAAGGGCGGCGCCGCCGGCGGCGGGTACAGCCAGGTGGTACCGATGGAGGCGCTGAATCTGCACCTCACCGGCGACATGCACGCGGTCACCGCGGCGCACAACCTGCTGGCCGCGATGCTGGACAACCACCTGAACAAGGGGAATTCGCTGGGACTGGACCCGCACCAGATCACCTGGCGGCGGGTGCTGGACGTCAACGACCGGGACCTGCGCAACATCGTCACCGGACTCGGTAGCCGGCTGGACGGCACCCCGCGGCAGACCGGCTTCGACATCACCGCGGCCAGCGAGGTGATGGCGGTGCTGGCGCTTTCCACCTCGCTGCAGGACATGCGGCAACGGTTGGGCCGGATCGTGGTCGGCTACACCCGCGACGGCGAACCAGTCGACGCCGAGCAGTTGCGCGCGGCCGGGGCGATGACGGCGATCATGCGGGAGGCGATCAAGCCGAACCTGATGCAGACCACCGAGAACACGCCGGTGCTGGTGCACGCGGGACCGTTCGGCAACATCGCGCACGGCAACTCGTCGGTGGTGGCCGACCGGATCGCCAGCCGGTGCGCGGACTACGTGGTCACCGAGGCCGGTTTCGGCGCCGATATGGGCGCCGAGCGGTTCTTCAACATCAAGTGCCGCACCTCGGGTCTGCGCCCGGACGCGGCGGTGCTGGTGGCGACGGTGCGCGCGCTCAAGGCGCACTCCGGGCGGTACAAGGTGGTCGCGGGCAAGCCGCTGCCCGCCGCGATGCTCGCCGAGAACCCCGACGACGTGCTGGCCGGCGCCGCGAACCTACGCAAGCAGATCGACAACATCCGGCTGCACGGGGTGTCGCCGGTGGTGGCGATCAACGCGTTCCCCACCGACTACCGCAGCGAGCACGAGGCGATCCGGCAGGTCGCCGAGGCCGAGGGGGCCCGGGTCGCGGTCAGCAACCACTTCCTGGAAGGCGGCAAGGGCGCGTTGGAGCTGGCCGAGGCGGTGGTGACGGCGGCCGAGGAGCCGAACGGCTTCCAGCTGCTGTACCCGGATTCGGCGGACCTGCGCACCAAGATCGAAACGATCGCGACCAAGGTGTACGGCGCGGCCGGGGTCTCGTACCTACCAGCCGCGGCCCGCGCGCTGAACGGCTACGAAGCCAACGGCTTCGGCAATCTCCCGGTGTGCATCGCCAAAACGCACCTGTCGTTGAGCTCGGACCCGACCCTGCTCGGCGCCCCGACGGGCTGGACACTGCCGGTTCGCGAGGTCCGCGCCTCGGTCGGCGCCGGTTTCGTGTACCCGATCTGCGGCGAGATGCGCACCATGCCGGGCCTGGGCTCCCACCCGGCGGCGGA
- a CDS encoding methylenetetrahydrofolate reductase: MNAKVEQLQQYLMDARFEVLPLRDVVAQAELLPPGTTTTVTASPAKGTEATLDIAAQLLARGLHTVPHLAARMIADTAHLTALLDRMEALGLSEVFVVAGDSPEPRGKFPDALALLRAMDELGRRPARVGITGYPERHAFIPDATTIRAMTEKSRYADYVVSQICYDPHTVASWVKDVRARGLALPIYIGVPGVVDARRLLRISLKIGLGESMRFLRKQHGVVTKLFTRYTPEELFDELAPYLVDPAFGIAGWHFFTFNEIAKTVQWRHEQVARLREVPA; encoded by the coding sequence ATGAACGCCAAGGTCGAGCAGTTGCAGCAGTACCTGATGGACGCCCGGTTCGAGGTGCTGCCGCTGCGGGACGTCGTGGCACAGGCCGAGCTGCTGCCACCGGGGACGACGACGACCGTGACGGCGTCCCCGGCCAAGGGCACCGAGGCGACCCTGGACATCGCCGCCCAACTGCTGGCCCGGGGCCTGCACACGGTGCCGCACCTGGCCGCCCGGATGATCGCCGACACCGCGCATCTGACGGCGCTGCTGGACCGCATGGAGGCGTTGGGGTTGTCCGAGGTCTTCGTGGTGGCCGGGGACTCCCCCGAGCCGCGCGGCAAGTTCCCAGACGCGTTGGCGTTGCTGCGCGCGATGGACGAACTGGGGCGGCGGCCGGCGCGCGTGGGCATCACCGGCTACCCCGAACGCCACGCGTTCATCCCCGACGCCACGACCATCCGGGCGATGACCGAGAAGTCCCGCTACGCCGACTACGTCGTCTCGCAGATCTGTTACGACCCGCACACCGTGGCGTCCTGGGTGAAGGACGTGCGCGCCCGCGGGCTGGCACTGCCGATCTATATTGGCGTGCCGGGCGTGGTGGACGCCCGTAGACTGCTGCGGATCTCGCTGAAGATCGGACTGGGCGAATCAATGCGCTTCCTGCGCAAACAGCACGGCGTGGTGACGAAGCTGTTCACCCGCTACACGCCGGAGGAGTTGTTCGACGAGCTGGCCCCCTACCTCGTCGACCCCGCCTTCGGCATCGCGGGCTGGCACTTCTTCACGTTCAACGAAATCGCGAAGACGGTGCAATGGCGTCACGAGCAGGTCGCCAGACTCCGGGAGGTCCCCGCATGA
- a CDS encoding glycine cleavage T C-terminal barrel domain-containing protein has product MSVNPNPGVLLYPRLRKSPFFYASRRHGVGLYSVYNHTYHARHYGDPIAEYWALLEGVTLWDVGVERQVEITGPDAFEFTNMLVPRDLTKCKVGQCKYVFVTAEDGGIINDPVLLRLGENHFWLSLADSDVLLWAKGLAHNLGMDVQIREPDVGPVQIQGPKSRDVMADLFGESILDVPYYYAVDRELNGMRVVVSRTGYTAELGYEIYLHNASHDGVKLWDAIWEAGRPHDLTVIGPCHIRRIEAGILSWGCDITYDTNPFEVGYGFEKTWMVDLDQEADFIGKAALQRIKSEGISRKLVGVEIGGPSVGSFNDGQMIDVFDVHDPHGLRIGEVTSACYSPRLERNIGYAMVPIAYHELGTELVVDTQHGPQEAVVVDKPFLDPTKDIPKRLVRATA; this is encoded by the coding sequence ATGAGCGTCAACCCGAACCCCGGCGTCCTGCTCTACCCGCGCCTGCGCAAGTCGCCGTTCTTCTACGCCTCGCGGCGGCACGGTGTCGGCCTCTACAGCGTCTACAACCACACCTACCATGCCCGCCACTACGGCGACCCGATCGCCGAGTACTGGGCGCTGCTGGAAGGTGTGACGCTGTGGGACGTCGGCGTCGAGCGCCAGGTGGAGATCACCGGTCCCGACGCGTTCGAGTTCACCAACATGCTCGTGCCCCGCGACCTGACCAAGTGCAAGGTCGGGCAATGCAAGTACGTGTTCGTCACCGCCGAGGACGGCGGCATCATCAACGATCCGGTCCTGCTGCGGCTCGGGGAGAACCACTTCTGGCTGTCGCTGGCCGACAGCGACGTGCTGCTGTGGGCCAAGGGGCTGGCGCACAACCTCGGGATGGACGTCCAGATCCGCGAACCCGATGTCGGACCGGTGCAGATCCAGGGACCGAAGTCGCGGGACGTGATGGCCGACCTGTTCGGTGAGTCCATTCTGGACGTTCCCTACTACTACGCCGTCGATCGCGAACTCAACGGCATGCGGGTGGTGGTCTCGCGCACCGGCTACACCGCCGAACTCGGTTACGAAATCTATCTGCACAACGCCAGCCACGACGGCGTCAAGCTGTGGGACGCCATCTGGGAGGCCGGGCGGCCGCACGACCTGACGGTGATCGGGCCGTGCCACATCCGGCGCATCGAGGCCGGCATCCTGTCCTGGGGCTGCGACATCACCTACGACACCAACCCGTTCGAGGTGGGCTACGGCTTCGAGAAGACCTGGATGGTCGATCTCGACCAGGAGGCCGACTTCATCGGCAAGGCCGCCTTGCAGCGGATCAAGAGCGAGGGCATCAGCCGCAAGCTGGTCGGCGTGGAGATCGGCGGCCCGAGCGTGGGTTCGTTCAACGACGGCCAGATGATCGACGTCTTCGACGTGCACGACCCGCACGGCCTGCGCATCGGCGAGGTCACCTCGGCCTGCTACTCGCCGCGGCTGGAGCGCAACATCGGCTACGCGATGGTGCCGATCGCCTACCACGAGCTGGGCACCGAACTCGTGGTGGACACCCAGCACGGCCCGCAGGAAGCGGTCGTGGTCGACAAGCCGTTCCTGGACCCCACCAAGGACATCCCAAAACGACTGGTCCGCGCGACCGCGTGA
- a CDS encoding GcvT family protein: MDSSAQVLLVGAGIVGCSTAYHLARLGITDVLVVEQGPLFATGGSSSHAPGLVFQTNPSETMSRLAEYTVRCFAGLELDGRPCFHQVGGIEVAATPQRWEDLKRKLGLATAWGIRGELLDPRQVQERIPQLDPARIHGGLHVPTDGIAKPVRAAEAMAREAERLGVRFAGNTEVIGFDVQDKRIRTVRTSQGDVAVGTVLCCAGIWGPKIGRLAGVSIPVQPLAHQYAVTSPVPGLEPGTDEVRQPILRHQDCSMYFRQIRDRYGVGSYQHRAIPVHSNDLLPTAAPGAGAEAPSEGGGWKGMASVHPFTPEDFAKPWADARELLPALKRTEITEGMNGLFLFTADGMPVLGPSNEIDNFWVAEAVWITHAAGVGRAMAQWLAGEVPDIDLRQADLRRFENFAHSPSYVGERGAQSFREVYDIIHPQQPPEHPRPLRTSPFHDRQRELGAVFLEAAGWERPHWYESNRSLVDGRDIVEPGPWAGHYWSPIVGAEHQATRERVAMYDMTSLPRAEVTGPGALGLLQRLTTNQLDRPPGYVTYTLMLEPTAGIRADITVARLERDAFQIGCNGPRDIAWLRRHTDETVQVRDITGGTCCIGLWGPRARAVLAALADRDVSHEAFRFFRAKRLFVGEVPVLALRLSYVGELGWELYTSAEFGRRLWDLLAAAGAEHGIFPGGRGAFGGLRLEKGYRAWGADMWSLHDPDEAGLAFAVKADKGEFIGRDALLRRRERAPRRRLCCLTIDDGTVLMGSEPVFADGAEDGAIGFTTSAGYGHSVRASLAYAWLRADLSEPGTRLRVSYFDQRHPATVVADPVFDPEMTRMRR, encoded by the coding sequence ATGGATTCAAGCGCCCAAGTCCTCCTTGTCGGGGCCGGCATCGTCGGGTGCAGCACCGCTTACCACCTCGCGCGCCTCGGGATCACCGACGTCCTCGTCGTCGAGCAGGGCCCGCTGTTCGCCACCGGCGGCTCCAGTTCCCACGCGCCGGGACTGGTTTTCCAGACCAATCCGTCGGAAACGATGAGCCGGCTTGCCGAATACACCGTCCGGTGCTTCGCCGGGCTGGAACTCGACGGCCGCCCCTGCTTCCACCAGGTCGGCGGGATCGAGGTCGCCGCGACGCCGCAACGCTGGGAGGACCTCAAGCGCAAGCTCGGATTGGCCACCGCTTGGGGCATCCGGGGCGAGTTGCTGGATCCGCGGCAGGTCCAAGAACGCATCCCGCAGCTCGATCCGGCGCGCATCCACGGCGGCCTGCACGTGCCCACCGACGGAATCGCCAAGCCGGTTCGCGCCGCGGAAGCGATGGCCCGCGAAGCAGAACGGCTCGGCGTGCGGTTCGCCGGTAACACCGAGGTGATCGGGTTCGACGTGCAGGACAAGAGGATCCGCACCGTCCGCACCTCGCAGGGTGACGTGGCGGTGGGGACCGTGCTGTGCTGCGCGGGGATCTGGGGCCCGAAGATCGGCCGACTGGCCGGAGTGTCGATCCCGGTGCAGCCGTTGGCACATCAGTACGCCGTGACGAGCCCGGTGCCGGGTCTGGAGCCCGGTACCGACGAGGTTCGGCAGCCGATCCTGCGACACCAGGACTGCTCGATGTACTTCCGGCAGATCCGCGATCGTTACGGCGTCGGCTCTTACCAGCACCGAGCGATTCCGGTGCACAGCAACGACCTGCTGCCCACCGCAGCGCCGGGCGCGGGCGCCGAGGCGCCCTCGGAGGGCGGCGGCTGGAAGGGCATGGCGTCGGTGCACCCGTTCACGCCCGAGGACTTCGCCAAGCCGTGGGCGGACGCCCGCGAACTGCTCCCGGCGCTGAAACGCACCGAGATCACCGAGGGCATGAACGGCCTGTTCCTGTTCACCGCCGACGGCATGCCGGTGCTCGGGCCCTCAAACGAGATCGACAACTTCTGGGTCGCCGAGGCGGTGTGGATCACCCACGCCGCCGGGGTCGGCCGCGCGATGGCGCAGTGGCTGGCCGGTGAGGTGCCCGACATCGACCTCCGGCAGGCCGATCTCCGCCGCTTCGAGAACTTCGCGCACAGTCCGTCCTATGTGGGCGAGCGGGGCGCGCAGAGCTTCCGCGAGGTCTACGACATCATCCACCCGCAGCAGCCGCCGGAGCACCCGCGCCCGCTGCGCACCAGCCCGTTCCACGACCGCCAGCGCGAGCTCGGCGCGGTATTCCTGGAGGCCGCCGGCTGGGAGCGGCCGCACTGGTACGAGAGCAACAGGTCCCTGGTCGACGGCCGGGACATCGTCGAACCTGGGCCCTGGGCAGGGCACTACTGGTCCCCGATCGTCGGCGCCGAACACCAGGCCACCCGCGAGCGAGTGGCGATGTACGACATGACTTCCCTACCCCGCGCGGAAGTCACCGGGCCCGGCGCGCTAGGCCTGCTGCAGCGGTTGACCACCAACCAGCTCGACCGCCCGCCCGGATACGTCACCTACACGCTGATGCTGGAACCCACCGCCGGCATCCGGGCCGACATCACGGTGGCCCGGCTGGAGCGGGACGCCTTCCAGATCGGGTGCAACGGGCCGCGCGACATCGCCTGGCTGCGCCGGCACACCGACGAGACCGTGCAGGTCCGCGACATCACCGGCGGCACCTGTTGCATCGGCCTGTGGGGCCCGCGCGCCCGGGCGGTGCTCGCCGCGCTGGCCGACCGGGACGTCTCGCATGAGGCTTTCCGGTTCTTCCGGGCGAAGCGGCTGTTCGTCGGCGAGGTGCCGGTGCTGGCGCTGCGACTGTCCTATGTGGGTGAGCTCGGCTGGGAGCTGTACACCTCGGCGGAATTCGGGAGGCGGCTGTGGGACCTGCTGGCCGCCGCCGGCGCCGAGCACGGCATCTTCCCCGGCGGCCGCGGTGCGTTCGGCGGCCTGCGTTTGGAGAAAGGTTATCGAGCCTGGGGGGCTGACATGTGGAGTCTGCATGATCCCGATGAAGCAGGGCTGGCGTTCGCCGTCAAGGCGGACAAGGGCGAGTTCATCGGCCGGGATGCCCTGCTGCGGCGCCGCGAGCGCGCCCCGCGGCGACGGCTGTGCTGTCTTACGATCGACGACGGCACCGTGTTGATGGGGTCCGAGCCGGTGTTCGCCGACGGCGCCGAGGACGGCGCGATCGGTTTCACCACGAGCGCCGGTTACGGCCACAGCGTCAGAGCCAGCCTCGCCTACGCGTGGCTGCGGGCCGACCTGTCCGAACCGGGCACCCGGCTGCGGGTGTCCTACTTCGACCAGCGACATCCGGCCACGGTCGTCGCTGACCCCGTCTTCGACCCCGAGATGACCCGAATGCGCCGCTGA
- a CDS encoding GntR family transcriptional regulator, producing the protein MSAAVNSRSGDRSGDNLSQAERAYLTLRDLILTLRLPPGAPVQEEPLTTELGIGRTPFREAVKRLEAESLVAIYPRRGSFVTEVNITDHALIADVRRRLEGHAARRAAERATDAERSELDELRALAEDLGGEQSVIMDVDSRVHRTIYHCTHNRYLEGTLGQYYNLALRIWHLFFDRLPDVSEHVGEHTELLKAVIAGDADRADRIAVTHVDHFEQAIRQLI; encoded by the coding sequence GTGTCCGCAGCCGTCAATTCCCGATCCGGCGACCGATCGGGCGACAACCTGTCCCAGGCCGAGCGCGCGTACCTGACGCTGCGCGACCTGATCCTGACCCTGCGGCTGCCACCCGGAGCGCCCGTGCAAGAAGAGCCGCTGACCACCGAGCTGGGCATCGGCCGCACCCCGTTCCGGGAGGCCGTCAAGCGGCTGGAGGCCGAGTCGCTGGTGGCGATCTACCCGCGCCGCGGCAGCTTCGTCACCGAGGTCAACATCACCGATCACGCGCTGATCGCCGACGTGCGCCGCCGCCTGGAGGGGCACGCCGCCCGCCGCGCCGCCGAGCGCGCCACCGACGCCGAACGGTCCGAACTGGACGAACTGCGGGCACTGGCCGAAGATCTCGGCGGCGAGCAGTCGGTGATCATGGACGTGGACTCGCGGGTGCACCGCACGATCTACCACTGCACCCACAACCGCTACCTCGAAGGAACCCTCGGTCAGTACTACAACCTGGCGCTGCGGATCTGGCACCTGTTCTTCGACCGGCTGCCGGACGTCTCCGAGCACGTCGGGGAGCACACCGAGTTGCTCAAGGCGGTGATCGCCGGCGACGCCGACCGCGCGGACCGCATCGCGGTCACCCATGTCGACCACTTCGAGCAGGCCATCCGCCAGCTGATCTGA